Part of the Paenibacillus guangzhouensis genome is shown below.
CCTAGCCAGCTCTTCCCCAATGACCATGATGCGCAAATGTGCCATGTACAGATAGCGCGGAACCCGTGTCGTCAGCCTGCGCAGACATTCGAGAATCGACCTCCCCTCTTCCCGGTAAATACCAACAGCGGAACCGGTACTTCCTTTCTGCGCCATCGCTTCCGGATTAATGACTTCGACGGATAAGGTGTATCGATTGCCTCTCTTATCGAGACCAATCCCCATCGTTAGCGATAATTCATTCAGTTCCCTGCGGCTCCAACACCCCGTCATGGAACTGCATAACAGCAGCAGACACAATACCAGAGCGACCCGCCGGATCATCCACCTTCACCTCCATTTCCTTCTGGATTAGGCTTCAGCTTCGACTCTACGAACCATGGGCGATCCATCACCTGCTGACGTTTCTTATTCCGCAGCGGGAATAGATTCGCTCGTGTCAGCATGGCCCACCATGGTACACGGACGAACGTATCTCGCTGATCCCCAGCGTTGAATGGCGCGATCGGGGACATGTACGGGATGTTGAAGGAACTTAAGTGACAGAGGTGAAGCACCAGACCAATAAAACCGACCAACATGCCGAAGATCCCGAAAGTCGCGGCTAACGCCATAAAAATGAAGCGAATCAACCGGATCGAATAGCTGAACTCGATGCTCGGGGAGATAAAGCCGCTAATGGCGGTAATCGCCACGATAATGACCATCGCCGGCGAGATAATGCCCGCATCGACCGCCGCTTGTCCTAGGACGAGCGCGCCCACGATAGAAATCGCCGATCCGATGGCTCTCGGCATGCGGATTCCCGCTTCACGCAGCAGTTCGAAGGTTAGCTCCATCATTGTCGCTTCGACAAAGGCCGGAAACGGAACGCCTTCACGTTGCGCGGCAATGCTGATCAGCAGCACCGTCGGGATCATTTCCTGATGATAGGTCGTTAACGCGATATAGAATGCCGGAGCCAGCAGCGAGATGAATACAGCGACGAAGCGCAGCATCCGCACGAAGCCGAAGTCCGTGCTATGATAATAATCTTCAGGTGACTGCAGGAACTGGGTGAACAGCGCCGGGACGAGCAGCACGAACGGTGTACCGTCGACCAGAATTGCGATCCGGCCTTCCAGCAGCGCAGCTGCCACGATATCTGGACGCTCCGTATTGTTCACCATCGGGAATACCGTCCAAGTCGTATCCTGAATGAACTCTTCAATATAGTTACCTTCCAGCACACCGTCGATATCGATCTGGTCTATCCGATGACGAACCTCATCGACGATCTCTTCCGGCGCTAACCCCTTTATGAACATAATAGCAACGTCGGTCTTCGTCATCCGGCCGATTTCTTTCGTCTCGAGCCATAGGTTCGGATTCTTCACCCGACGGCGAATGAGTGCCGTATTCGTCCGAATCACTTCGGTGAAGGCGTCCTGCGGTCCCCGAATAACCGACTGGGACACCGGCTCACTGACATTCCGATGTTCCCAGCCTATCGTACTGACCGACAGCGCATGTTGATATCCGTCAATCATGACCACCGTGTTCCCGGACAGCATTTGAGAGATCATTTTCGACCAATCCGACTCCGTGCTAACCCCACCAACGGTAATGGCAAAAGAATTCCGCAGCTCTTCCACACTTGCTCCTTCGAAGCGGATATTGATCGCTACCCGTTGGTTCACATGGTCAACGATCGAATCTAGCAGCTGATGAACTGCGAGTGAATCGACAAGACCGTCCAAATATACGATGGCGACAAGGACATCATGATTCGGTCCAAGCCCCATTTCGCGGATGACCAAATCGGTGCTGCTGCCGAATGTACGCTTCATCCGTTCGACGTTCTGCGATAAGGATGATGTAATCAGATCTTCGGTTTGCGATTTCGACTGTTCGTTATCCGTTGGTTCTTGCTGATCGCTCATCTGCACCATTCTCCTCCAACGCTTCATGTCGCTTTTGTCATAGCTTGTTAGGTTATTTTGTTCCATCATTTCCAGTCTTATACTTTCATACTTTTCAACAGATTTCATGATATACAGCAAGAAGCCCTGGTGCTCAAGGCTCCAGGGCTTCTTAGGATTGGATTTTCGCTCAGGTTAGCAAATGTATTTAACAACCATTTCATGCGCTCGCGGTTGCTGCACAGGACGAATAACATATTAATGGTCGGTTTTGGTAAATAAAAACGCTTGCATAAACACAAATTAAGGGTATACTTGTATACAAGTATACTTGATAGTAAAAAGAAGGTGAAATTATGACGGATTCTAAGGAATTTATCTATCCCGAAAAATGGCTTTCAAAAGCTTCGACGGGCGATCGTGTTGCAAGCGAACTTCGGATGCGCATTATTTCAGGTAAGATCGAAAGCGGTACCATTTTGTCCGAAAATAAATTGGCCGCCGACTTCTCCGTAAGCCGATCTCCTGTTCGCGATGCCTTAAAAGTACTGGCTTCTGAAAATATTATT
Proteins encoded:
- a CDS encoding spore germination protein — encoded protein: MSDQQEPTDNEQSKSQTEDLITSSLSQNVERMKRTFGSSTDLVIREMGLGPNHDVLVAIVYLDGLVDSLAVHQLLDSIVDHVNQRVAINIRFEGASVEELRNSFAITVGGVSTESDWSKMISQMLSGNTVVMIDGYQHALSVSTIGWEHRNVSEPVSQSVIRGPQDAFTEVIRTNTALIRRRVKNPNLWLETKEIGRMTKTDVAIMFIKGLAPEEIVDEVRHRIDQIDIDGVLEGNYIEEFIQDTTWTVFPMVNNTERPDIVAAALLEGRIAILVDGTPFVLLVPALFTQFLQSPEDYYHSTDFGFVRMLRFVAVFISLLAPAFYIALTTYHQEMIPTVLLISIAAQREGVPFPAFVEATMMELTFELLREAGIRMPRAIGSAISIVGALVLGQAAVDAGIISPAMVIIVAITAISGFISPSIEFSYSIRLIRFIFMALAATFGIFGMLVGFIGLVLHLCHLSSFNIPYMSPIAPFNAGDQRDTFVRVPWWAMLTRANLFPLRNKKRQQVMDRPWFVESKLKPNPEGNGGEGG